A stretch of the Desulfobaculum bizertense DSM 18034 genome encodes the following:
- a CDS encoding DUF2237 family protein, producing the protein MQLFSPFSASTPKASLLSAGSKAQNLLALLQHGIAIPKTLYIHESAYAAFVSETHILPRLKEFLSADLSALRWEEIWDIALRVRHLFSSTPLPDWLESTLLGEIEHQFGTGELAIRSCSSMEDSVYSHAGLHDSFLHSQSPAEHIQHIRLVWASLWSDRSLLYRREMQLQPESSSMGVLVQEMQPGQYSGIMFTVDPTNGDQSVIEAHRGSAEDAVSDAAETERLLFERGTGKLLVHRLPQHSNASTLPEELPLRLFRLGEKAEQLFTSPQDIEWTVLDGIPVLLQSRPITTLQASPNATGWRDEDKRPWYMSLTRSYDNLKALEHKIDTEILPGMDAAKRDMDTISLSALSCEELEKELMRRRSLFEHWRTQYWKELIPFAHAIRLFGMLYNDALAPDDPFAFTSLLSGSGMLAIKRNTALRELAAMIEADPTLQEALTHRQLPESGPFAEALHTFMQDFGDLACNSGWCEEGPWGILKLLQGTHAEHILSQKHTPHHELEDAFFAAFPENKRETAQEILALARKSYQLRDDDNVYLGKIQSRYDAAVAEAEMRLADGRCSFDLPEKIRPTRKSTPEGMPWSSEGGDSTEPQAAGWAAAPGLAHGKARVIHSPQELFDFQEGEILVCDALDPNMTFVVPLAKGIVERRGGMLVHGAIIAREYGIPCVTGVHDATKQFRTGEELLVDGYRGAVLRHDSSTPAPGTNVLGGKLLLCSARPATGFMRTGFCATSEADRGTHVICARMTNAFLAFTREQGNDLTTPAPEHAFPGLQPGDFWCLCAGRWKEALEAGVAPPVLLAACEQSALSIVSLSDLTAHALDTPLE; encoded by the coding sequence ATGCAGCTTTTTAGTCCCTTTTCCGCAAGCACCCCAAAAGCATCCCTTCTCTCCGCTGGCAGCAAGGCCCAGAACCTTCTTGCCCTGCTCCAACATGGCATCGCCATCCCCAAAACGCTCTACATCCACGAAAGCGCCTATGCCGCCTTTGTGTCCGAAACCCACATTCTACCACGGCTTAAAGAATTCCTCTCCGCAGACCTTTCTGCCTTGCGCTGGGAAGAAATCTGGGACATTGCCCTGCGCGTGCGTCATCTCTTTTCCAGTACCCCTCTTCCAGACTGGCTCGAGAGCACCCTGCTCGGAGAAATAGAACACCAGTTCGGAACAGGCGAGCTTGCGATCCGTTCCTGCTCTTCAATGGAAGATTCCGTATACTCCCATGCGGGACTCCATGATTCATTTTTACATAGCCAAAGCCCCGCCGAACACATCCAGCATATTCGGCTTGTCTGGGCATCATTATGGTCTGACCGTTCTCTGCTCTATCGCCGGGAAATGCAGCTCCAGCCAGAATCCAGCAGCATGGGCGTCCTCGTTCAGGAGATGCAGCCGGGCCAGTACTCCGGCATCATGTTTACCGTTGACCCAACCAATGGGGACCAGAGTGTCATTGAAGCACATAGGGGTAGCGCCGAGGATGCGGTCTCTGACGCCGCAGAAACAGAACGCCTGCTCTTTGAGCGGGGTACAGGAAAACTTCTTGTCCACCGCCTCCCGCAACACAGCAACGCCTCCACCCTGCCGGAAGAACTGCCCCTGCGTCTCTTCCGGCTTGGCGAAAAGGCAGAACAGCTCTTTACGTCTCCACAGGATATTGAATGGACCGTTCTGGATGGCATTCCCGTTCTTCTCCAGTCTCGCCCCATTACGACACTCCAGGCCTCCCCAAACGCTACAGGCTGGCGCGATGAAGACAAACGCCCGTGGTATATGAGCCTGACCCGAAGCTATGACAATCTGAAAGCCCTTGAGCACAAGATTGATACCGAGATCCTTCCCGGCATGGACGCAGCCAAACGCGACATGGATACAATTTCGCTGAGCGCCCTCAGTTGTGAGGAACTGGAAAAAGAACTGATGCGGCGAAGATCTCTTTTTGAACACTGGCGCACCCAGTACTGGAAAGAGCTTATTCCCTTTGCGCATGCCATCCGGCTTTTTGGCATGCTCTACAACGACGCTCTCGCCCCGGATGATCCCTTTGCCTTTACCTCTCTCCTGTCAGGTTCTGGAATGCTCGCCATCAAGCGCAACACCGCACTTCGGGAACTCGCGGCGATGATCGAAGCAGACCCGACGCTTCAGGAAGCACTCACCCATCGCCAGCTCCCAGAATCCGGCCCATTTGCCGAGGCACTGCACACATTCATGCAGGACTTTGGAGACCTCGCCTGTAATTCTGGCTGGTGCGAAGAAGGTCCGTGGGGCATCCTTAAACTTCTGCAAGGCACACATGCTGAGCACATCCTTTCACAAAAGCATACCCCACACCATGAACTTGAAGATGCGTTCTTCGCGGCATTTCCTGAAAACAAAAGAGAAACGGCACAAGAAATTCTTGCTCTCGCCCGAAAAAGTTACCAGCTCCGGGATGATGACAATGTCTATCTTGGCAAAATTCAGTCTCGCTACGACGCGGCAGTTGCCGAGGCAGAGATGCGTCTTGCAGATGGCCGCTGTTCCTTTGACCTGCCCGAAAAAATCCGTCCAACACGCAAAAGCACTCCAGAAGGAATGCCGTGGAGTTCCGAAGGCGGAGACTCTACCGAACCGCAGGCTGCGGGATGGGCCGCAGCACCGGGGCTTGCCCACGGAAAAGCCCGAGTCATTCATTCGCCCCAGGAACTTTTTGATTTTCAGGAAGGAGAAATCCTTGTCTGCGATGCCCTTGACCCCAACATGACCTTTGTTGTGCCACTGGCAAAAGGTATTGTTGAACGTCGCGGTGGAATGCTTGTACATGGAGCAATCATTGCCCGTGAATACGGTATCCCCTGCGTGACAGGAGTTCACGATGCCACAAAGCAGTTCAGGACAGGCGAAGAGCTTCTTGTGGATGGTTACCGGGGCGCAGTCTTGCGACACGACAGCTCAACACCCGCCCCCGGCACCAACGTTCTTGGAGGAAAGCTTCTTCTGTGCAGCGCGCGCCCTGCCACAGGATTTATGCGCACAGGATTCTGTGCCACCAGTGAGGCGGACCGTGGCACCCATGTAATCTGTGCAAGAATGACAAACGCATTCCTCGCCTTCACCCGGGAACAGGGGAATGATCTGACTACACCAGCACCAGAGCACGCTTTCCCCGGACTCCAGCCCGGTGATTTTTGGTGCCTGTGTGCTGGACGCTGGAAAGAAGCTCTTGAAGCAGGAGTTGCCCCGCCAGTCCTGCTGGCGGCATGCGAGCAGTCAGCGCTCAGTATCGTTTCACTTTCAGACCTGACAGCCCACGCACTTGATACGCCTCTTGAATAA
- the mntA gene encoding type VII toxin-antitoxin system MntA family adenylyltransferase antitoxin has translation MLNDINETIITTLTPHPEIQLAFVFGSANSGKMRQDSDVDIAVLTKSKLTINMRLTLREELSLALRREVDIVDLFTAYGTILKQTLTKGTLILNRSQQEYVAIIKRMLYDQADMEPLRRRIIEKSLQRGFFG, from the coding sequence ATGCTAAACGATATCAATGAAACAATCATAACCACATTGACTCCTCATCCAGAAATTCAATTAGCCTTTGTTTTTGGCTCCGCAAACTCTGGGAAAATGAGACAAGATAGCGATGTGGATATAGCTGTGCTTACCAAATCAAAGCTGACAATCAACATGCGGCTCACACTTCGCGAAGAACTCAGCCTTGCACTTCGCCGGGAAGTTGACATCGTTGACCTTTTTACGGCTTACGGAACAATTTTGAAACAGACTCTCACTAAGGGGACTCTCATTCTAAACCGTTCCCAGCAGGAGTATGTCGCTATAATCAAACGCATGCTTTACGATCAGGCGGATATGGAACCCTTGCGCCGCAGAATCATCGAAAAGAGCTTACAAAGAGGTTTTTTTGGATAA
- a CDS encoding flavodoxin family protein, protein MKILNIYSSLNGPTARVAAEISKAAKDMGCELTEVQITKETEALDLLDFDLSFFGSGVYSWLPPKPALKWIDKQMDAAKTAGLIKPCSPRIPGKFVSVYTTFGGPHTGVAEAVPAVKYMGQLFDHLGISITDEWYVQGSFIPENFSAMNTAGRMGNVEGRPNAADLRAAYERTCGTILNLRPVIDALP, encoded by the coding sequence ATGAAAATACTGAATATTTATAGCTCACTGAATGGCCCGACAGCACGTGTTGCCGCCGAAATTAGTAAGGCCGCAAAAGACATGGGATGCGAGCTGACAGAAGTCCAGATTACAAAAGAAACTGAAGCTCTTGACCTGCTGGACTTTGATCTGAGCTTCTTTGGCTCTGGCGTTTACAGCTGGCTTCCGCCCAAGCCCGCTCTGAAGTGGATTGACAAGCAGATGGACGCCGCCAAAACTGCAGGACTTATTAAGCCTTGCTCGCCCCGCATTCCTGGCAAATTCGTCAGCGTATACACCACCTTTGGCGGTCCTCACACAGGCGTTGCCGAAGCCGTCCCCGCAGTCAAATACATGGGACAGCTCTTTGACCACCTCGGAATCAGCATTACTGACGAGTGGTACGTGCAAGGCTCCTTCATTCCGGAAAACTTTAGCGCAATGAACACAGCAGGCCGCATGGGGAACGTCGAAGGTCGCCCCAATGCCGCTGACCTGCGCGCCGCATACGAACGCACCTGCGGCACCATCCTAAACCTCCGCCCCGTCATAGACGCCCTGCCCTAA
- a CDS encoding DUF3833 family protein, translating into MDFILENYFDGPLSCHGVVLTRSGKLRRSFRATMHGIWNTGTAPIAGSLSETFTFDNGEVLERLWQFTKTGPHAYEGAAADIKGVARLHTSGPELSMRYTLVVQVGQRTLPLSVKDVLWLTPDGYVMNKSTMYKFGIKIGELLTVIHKS; encoded by the coding sequence ATGGACTTTATCCTTGAAAATTATTTTGATGGTCCCCTGAGCTGTCATGGGGTCGTCCTGACGCGTTCGGGAAAACTTCGCCGAAGCTTTCGGGCAACAATGCACGGAATCTGGAACACGGGTACAGCTCCCATTGCCGGTAGCCTTTCCGAGACTTTTACGTTTGATAATGGCGAGGTTCTGGAGCGCCTGTGGCAATTCACCAAAACAGGGCCACACGCATACGAAGGGGCAGCAGCAGACATCAAAGGAGTGGCCAGGCTCCATACCTCTGGGCCGGAGCTGTCCATGCGCTACACACTGGTTGTGCAGGTCGGTCAACGCACACTTCCGCTCTCGGTCAAGGACGTTCTCTGGCTCACACCAGACGGCTACGTCATGAACAAAAGCACCATGTACAAATTTGGGATAAAAATCGGCGAACTGCTTACCGTCATCCACAAGAGCTAA
- a CDS encoding DUF2062 domain-containing protein yields MMPQNWWSFFRKRVVLIWEVKVARPVRQQLQEGIPVSRVSRALSLGIIAAAWPQIATNVFMAWLLAKLFRCSSIVAGGISFVASPLQYLLMIPFLRLGETLLGLPHFETSVPEIVKIVFTDPIGSFEVLGWPLVHAILGWICGSLLVYFPLFWSVRRSVSKLAQALQNQTVQVGEE; encoded by the coding sequence ATGATGCCCCAAAACTGGTGGAGCTTTTTTCGGAAACGGGTTGTTTTGATCTGGGAAGTTAAAGTTGCTCGCCCCGTGCGACAACAACTGCAAGAAGGCATCCCTGTCTCAAGAGTTTCCCGTGCCTTGAGTCTTGGAATTATTGCTGCAGCATGGCCTCAGATTGCAACAAATGTCTTTATGGCATGGCTCCTGGCAAAGCTCTTTCGGTGCAGTTCCATCGTTGCAGGAGGCATCAGCTTTGTGGCCTCTCCCCTCCAGTACCTGCTTATGATTCCTTTCCTGCGCCTTGGAGAAACTCTCCTTGGTCTTCCGCATTTTGAAACCTCGGTTCCAGAAATAGTGAAAATAGTTTTTACAGACCCGATAGGATCCTTTGAGGTCTTGGGTTGGCCGCTTGTGCATGCTATACTGGGTTGGATTTGTGGAAGTCTTCTCGTGTATTTCCCCTTGTTTTGGAGCGTTCGCCGTAGCGTGAGCAAACTCGCACAGGCTCTCCAGAACCAAACTGTTCAGGTGGGAGAAGAATGA
- a CDS encoding DUF1365 family protein has translation MRTCIIPARVEHQRLYPKAHSFEYRLPVYRIALDELEELEKHVLAFSRNRVNVLSFYDRDYFDENDTPVKEKLFAFLRKKGVSTDAVERVELVTGLRFLSYVFNPVSFYYVYDSVGLLCGVAEVNNTFGEKHVYLLKPEDGGELPAQFMEQKTFHVSPFFERRGQYEFFFGALEDSLDIRIHLTQDKEEVFQASLSSRDAFVPFTTRNILVENFRVPAAAHLTWPRIVWEAMKLRGVHSLPFHKKPQPMSENTVRTQQRRWEKGANRVSRALVFWRFKKIEHGALTCVLPGGKTWRFGSEDGPQARIDVKNMRFFRRLLAYGNIGLGESYVQKDWSSPDLNMVFRVLLANRRVLTLNADNGAMSQLNRRMYSMWRRVLGPFKPNTKTGSKDNIQAHYDLSNDLFSRFLDPGMVYSCAVFKEINTAESLEAAQLRKIRMIADKAQIRKGDRVLEIGCGWGSFALDTARRLGCHVLGVTLSQEQYDYAQARVAEEGLEEQVEIRLQDYRDVEGRFDAIVSIEMIEAVGYEFHPTFFRTIDERLAPGGRAVIQAITIQDWHYEAYRRSLCWVRKHIFPGGMLMSLTRTADVLARSTELVIVHAEQIGQHYARTLHEWRERFDANWPDIRAYGFDERFYRSWIYYLVSCEEGFRRGHIDDYQIVMTRPEEVALRGTALYR, from the coding sequence GTGAGAACGTGCATAATACCTGCCCGTGTGGAGCATCAGCGCCTGTATCCCAAGGCACATTCTTTTGAGTACAGGCTCCCTGTGTATCGGATTGCGCTTGATGAACTGGAGGAGCTAGAGAAGCATGTTTTGGCCTTTAGTCGCAATCGCGTGAATGTCTTGTCGTTTTATGATCGCGACTATTTTGATGAAAACGACACTCCAGTGAAGGAAAAGCTCTTTGCTTTTCTCAGGAAAAAAGGAGTTTCCACAGATGCTGTGGAACGTGTTGAGCTGGTTACTGGACTGCGTTTTTTGAGTTATGTGTTTAACCCGGTATCTTTTTATTATGTATATGATAGCGTTGGGCTGTTATGCGGCGTTGCAGAGGTGAACAATACCTTTGGGGAAAAGCATGTGTATTTGCTGAAACCAGAGGATGGAGGCGAGCTGCCCGCGCAGTTTATGGAGCAGAAGACATTTCATGTGTCGCCTTTTTTTGAACGGAGAGGGCAGTATGAATTTTTTTTTGGGGCACTAGAAGACAGTCTCGATATTCGTATTCACCTGACGCAGGACAAAGAGGAAGTTTTTCAGGCTTCGCTCAGCTCCAGAGATGCGTTTGTTCCCTTTACAACACGAAATATCCTTGTGGAAAATTTTCGGGTTCCTGCTGCGGCCCATCTGACGTGGCCAAGAATTGTGTGGGAGGCAATGAAATTGCGTGGTGTGCATTCTCTTCCGTTTCACAAAAAACCTCAGCCTATGAGTGAAAATACTGTACGAACTCAGCAGAGGCGCTGGGAAAAAGGCGCAAACCGTGTTTCCCGTGCTCTTGTTTTTTGGCGGTTCAAAAAAATTGAGCATGGGGCACTGACCTGTGTTTTGCCTGGTGGAAAAACATGGCGTTTTGGAAGTGAAGATGGTCCTCAGGCACGGATAGATGTCAAGAATATGCGCTTTTTCCGGCGGCTTTTGGCGTATGGCAATATTGGGCTTGGCGAGAGTTATGTTCAGAAGGACTGGAGCAGTCCAGATCTCAATATGGTTTTTCGGGTGCTTCTGGCGAATAGGCGAGTACTGACCCTGAATGCGGACAATGGCGCAATGAGCCAGTTGAATCGGCGTATGTATTCAATGTGGCGGCGTGTTCTGGGACCATTTAAGCCAAATACCAAGACGGGCAGTAAAGATAACATTCAGGCTCATTACGACCTTTCGAACGATCTGTTCTCGCGATTTTTGGACCCCGGCATGGTATACTCGTGCGCTGTATTTAAAGAAATCAATACGGCAGAATCTTTGGAAGCTGCCCAGCTCCGGAAGATTCGGATGATTGCCGATAAAGCTCAGATTCGGAAAGGGGATCGTGTGCTTGAGATTGGCTGTGGCTGGGGAAGCTTTGCTCTTGATACGGCCAGGCGTCTTGGCTGTCATGTCTTGGGAGTGACCCTTTCGCAGGAGCAGTATGACTATGCGCAGGCCAGAGTTGCCGAAGAAGGACTTGAGGAACAGGTTGAAATACGGCTTCAGGATTACCGGGATGTGGAAGGACGTTTTGATGCCATTGTTTCCATCGAAATGATTGAAGCCGTTGGCTATGAGTTCCATCCAACATTTTTTAGGACCATAGACGAGCGCCTTGCTCCCGGCGGTCGGGCAGTGATTCAGGCCATTACTATTCAGGACTGGCATTATGAGGCGTATCGCCGGAGTCTCTGCTGGGTGCGAAAGCATATCTTCCCCGGTGGGATGCTGATGTCGTTAACCCGGACGGCAGATGTGCTTGCCCGTTCAACGGAACTCGTGATTGTTCATGCTGAGCAGATCGGCCAGCACTACGCCCGGACTTTGCATGAATGGCGGGAGCGCTTTGACGCGAACTGGCCGGATATTCGGGCCTATGGTTTTGATGAGCGGTTCTATCGGTCATGGATTTATTACCTTGTGAGCTGCGAAGAAGGTTTCCGGCGTGGGCACATTGATGATTACCAAATCGTGATGACTCGGCCAGAGGAAGTAGCCCTTCGAGGAACTGCGCTGTATCGGTAG
- a CDS encoding SDR family NAD(P)-dependent oxidoreductase, whose amino-acid sequence MPQFGTAWITGASTGIGQELSKKLLSQGTRVAMTARHADKIHAFRDSLPASQQTLVLPLPADVANHDALSRAYAKLKDFWGAPDLLVANAGTHINMQASQIDWVPCRDLLSINLLGAVDCITFVLPDMLARKSGYIAGVGSLSAYRGLPWAAAYGASKAGLNNFLQSLRFDVETHGITVSAINPGFVQTPLTDRNPFPMPMKISAEKAAEYIWTGLLKKKKEIHFPPAFSWSFKLLRILPYPMYHALIRKITGSASRRE is encoded by the coding sequence ATGCCGCAGTTTGGAACAGCGTGGATTACAGGGGCGTCAACAGGGATAGGACAGGAGTTGAGCAAAAAGCTTTTGTCTCAGGGGACACGTGTTGCAATGACAGCGCGGCATGCTGATAAAATACACGCATTTCGCGACAGCCTGCCCGCATCGCAACAGACGCTCGTGTTGCCTCTTCCGGCAGATGTCGCCAATCATGATGCCCTGTCGCGAGCGTATGCCAAGCTCAAAGACTTCTGGGGGGCACCTGATCTTTTAGTGGCTAATGCCGGGACGCACATCAACATGCAGGCGTCACAAATAGACTGGGTTCCATGTCGGGATCTCCTTTCGATCAATCTTCTGGGGGCCGTTGACTGCATCACCTTCGTTCTTCCGGACATGCTCGCACGCAAGAGCGGATACATCGCAGGAGTTGGTTCCCTTTCAGCCTACCGGGGGCTTCCCTGGGCAGCGGCGTATGGTGCAAGCAAGGCAGGACTCAACAATTTTTTACAAAGCCTGCGCTTTGATGTTGAGACGCATGGGATAACGGTAAGTGCCATCAATCCCGGATTTGTCCAAACGCCACTCACAGACCGAAACCCTTTCCCGATGCCTATGAAAATCAGTGCAGAAAAGGCCGCTGAATATATTTGGACAGGGCTTCTCAAAAAGAAAAAAGAAATACATTTTCCCCCAGCGTTTTCCTGGAGCTTTAAACTGCTGCGAATACTGCCATATCCCATGTACCACGCGCTTATTCGCAAAATAACGGGGAGTGCATCCCGGCGGGAGTAA
- a CDS encoding linear amide C-N hydrolase: MKRFKLYKSSAHCILGFFFILTTLALLPVQPVFSCSRIVCETGNGTYITGRTMDWIDPKAQTSLWIFPRGMNRTGGDQKNAFKWTSKYGSIVASFYDIASADGMNEKGLVGNVLYLIETDYGDPAGKPTIKVGAWLQYYLDNFASVKEATKAMVDPNFAVIAPALPNGMEAAVHISLSDPTGDSAIFEFLEGKLVIHHGPEFNVMTNSPPYDQQLAINHYWEQIGGTRFLPGTIMAADRFVRLSYNLKASPKYKDSKLALASVFSQIRAISVPLGMTDESRPNLSMTLWRTVADHEKNIFYFETATMPAMCWIDLNKVDFAKDQKVKKIAISTDTDISGEVSALFKPAKPFKW, from the coding sequence ATGAAGCGATTTAAGCTCTACAAAAGCAGTGCGCATTGCATCTTAGGTTTTTTCTTTATCCTTACGACGCTCGCCCTGCTTCCTGTGCAACCTGTCTTTTCCTGCTCTCGCATTGTTTGCGAAACAGGAAATGGAACATACATCACAGGCAGAACTATGGACTGGATCGACCCTAAGGCCCAAACTTCCCTTTGGATTTTCCCTCGCGGCATGAATCGAACCGGCGGGGATCAGAAGAATGCATTCAAATGGACCTCAAAATACGGCTCCATTGTTGCCTCATTCTATGACATAGCCAGTGCCGATGGAATGAACGAGAAAGGCCTTGTCGGAAACGTCCTGTATCTCATTGAAACAGACTATGGCGATCCAGCAGGGAAACCCACAATTAAAGTTGGTGCATGGCTCCAGTACTATCTCGACAACTTCGCCAGCGTAAAAGAAGCCACCAAAGCAATGGTCGACCCCAATTTTGCAGTTATCGCTCCAGCACTGCCGAATGGGATGGAAGCGGCCGTCCACATCTCTCTTTCAGACCCCACTGGCGACTCTGCCATTTTTGAATTTCTGGAAGGCAAACTGGTCATTCACCATGGGCCAGAATTTAACGTCATGACAAACTCCCCACCCTACGACCAACAACTGGCGATCAATCACTACTGGGAACAAATTGGAGGCACCCGCTTCCTGCCTGGGACCATCATGGCCGCAGACCGCTTTGTTCGGCTGAGTTATAACCTGAAAGCATCACCCAAATACAAAGATTCCAAACTTGCTCTTGCTTCTGTCTTCTCTCAAATACGCGCGATCAGTGTTCCTCTGGGAATGACGGACGAGAGCCGCCCAAACCTTTCCATGACTCTTTGGCGAACTGTGGCGGATCACGAAAAAAACATTTTCTATTTTGAGACGGCAACCATGCCTGCCATGTGCTGGATTGACCTCAACAAGGTCGATTTCGCCAAAGATCAAAAAGTCAAAAAAATTGCCATTTCAACAGACACAGATATCTCAGGAGAAGTCTCTGCCCTGTTCAAACCTGCCAAACCTTTCAAATGGTAA
- a CDS encoding NAD(P)/FAD-dependent oxidoreductase codes for MTERMKKIAVIGGGISGLVAAYYLSRHRDVVLFEQGGALGGHTKTCQVLDGPDAPVPVDMGFIVFNDRTYPHFCAFLQELGVSSASTDMTFAYYNLTKKTGYAGTGLNGLFANRKNILNIQYWLFLFGVWRFGYAVDFAYRNGRLKDLTLGEFWDGTNFSPRVLDEFVLPMVGAIWSAPDDSVMNFPMESFARFFANHGLLRWFNRPNWLYIPGGSSRYVQAFTERFPGAIRLKANVQAVRRLDSAIEVCWNGETEVFDAVVLATHADQSLRLLEQPSVLEEQLLGPWKYSKNRTILHSDASVLPPRERNWASWISTMKDSRQEDAPVSVHYYMNRLQHLQADNSYVVSLNPDKAIAQHKVHHEELFEHPQYSMEAMHTQEYLCSLNGKDRVWFCGAYQFNGFHEDGVRSALRVVRDFGEEQ; via the coding sequence ATGACAGAGCGCATGAAAAAAATTGCTGTTATTGGTGGTGGTATTTCTGGCCTTGTTGCGGCGTATTATCTGTCTCGACATAGAGATGTCGTACTTTTTGAGCAGGGCGGCGCGCTTGGTGGGCACACCAAGACCTGTCAGGTACTTGATGGACCTGACGCCCCGGTCCCTGTCGATATGGGCTTTATTGTGTTTAACGACAGAACGTACCCGCATTTTTGTGCTTTTTTGCAGGAGCTGGGAGTGTCGTCTGCCTCTACAGATATGACCTTTGCCTATTACAACCTGACAAAAAAAACGGGGTATGCGGGAACAGGACTAAATGGCCTTTTTGCCAATAGAAAAAATATACTCAATATTCAGTACTGGCTTTTCCTTTTTGGCGTGTGGCGCTTTGGTTATGCCGTGGACTTTGCCTATCGGAATGGTCGACTTAAGGATCTTACTCTTGGGGAGTTTTGGGACGGAACGAATTTTTCTCCCCGTGTGCTGGATGAATTCGTCTTGCCTATGGTCGGAGCCATTTGGTCCGCACCTGATGATTCCGTCATGAATTTCCCAATGGAAAGTTTTGCCCGCTTTTTTGCCAATCATGGCCTTCTCCGCTGGTTCAACAGACCCAACTGGCTGTATATCCCCGGAGGAAGTTCGCGCTATGTGCAGGCATTTACCGAGCGCTTTCCCGGTGCCATTCGACTCAAGGCAAATGTTCAGGCTGTTCGGCGTTTGGATTCAGCGATTGAAGTGTGCTGGAATGGAGAGACAGAAGTCTTTGATGCTGTGGTGTTGGCAACGCATGCGGACCAGAGTCTGCGCCTTCTGGAGCAGCCGAGCGTTTTGGAAGAGCAGCTTCTTGGGCCGTGGAAGTATTCAAAAAACAGGACCATCCTGCATTCTGATGCGTCTGTTTTGCCACCTCGGGAACGAAACTGGGCTTCATGGATTTCAACAATGAAGGATTCCCGTCAAGAGGATGCGCCTGTCTCTGTGCACTATTATATGAATAGGTTGCAGCATCTTCAGGCCGATAACAGCTATGTCGTTTCGCTGAATCCAGACAAGGCCATTGCGCAGCATAAAGTTCACCATGAGGAACTGTTTGAGCATCCTCAGTATAGTATGGAGGCCATGCACACGCAGGAATATTTGTGTTCGCTTAATGGAAAGGACCGGGTTTGGTTCTGTGGCGCGTATCAGTTTAATGGATTTCATGAAGATGGGGTCCGGTCTGCTCTCCGTGTCGTTCGTGACTTTGGAGAAGAGCAGTGA